A stretch of the Candidatus Zixiibacteriota bacterium genome encodes the following:
- a CDS encoding NADH-ubiquinone oxidoreductase-F iron-sulfur binding region domain-containing protein — MTKSRGAAPPRGARTDPRVDAAIAEHGRSPEAILAILREIQARNCGYLDAGLLGATADAVGTSDARVYSVASFYSRLSVRRRRPRQFWLCDGPICRLKGAAAVHAAAAAICGEEWSVERASCLGLCDRAPAALLGLEPCGPVAAGDVASVLAGRRGDMPDYGEARAGETRVALARLGRIDPDSIESALGAGAYRALGAALRSPSAAVLDAVERAGLRGCGGAGFPAGRKWRMVRDARGLRKYVVCNADESEPGAFKDRVLMDGDPHLLLEGMALAAYAVGAGHGMIYIRGEYDWIAERLERAVAQAEETGWLGDDIRGSGFSFRVQVHRGAGAYVCGEESALLSSLEGGRGEPRVRPPYPTTRGYRGQPTVVNNVETLCQVPAIVEHGPQWFRSRGTPGSPGTKIFALTGCIDRPGVFEAPLGITLRRIVEEFSGGLTAGSSFKAALTGGAAGSFVPASLMDVPIDFDSGKNGVMLGCGPIVVLDESVSIPDFLASLLGFFEKESCGKCTPCREGTREARRLSERLARGGAAPGAIGELERLARQMHLTSLCGLGQSVALPVESAVRYFAAEFHGG, encoded by the coding sequence ATGACGAAAAGCAGAGGCGCCGCTCCGCCGCGGGGTGCGCGCACGGACCCGCGCGTCGACGCCGCGATCGCAGAGCACGGCCGAAGCCCGGAAGCGATCCTGGCGATCCTGCGGGAGATCCAGGCACGCAATTGCGGTTACCTGGACGCCGGACTTCTCGGCGCGACGGCCGATGCGGTTGGGACGAGCGACGCGCGCGTTTATAGCGTGGCCTCGTTCTATTCCCGGCTGTCGGTTCGCCGGCGAAGGCCCAGGCAGTTCTGGCTTTGCGACGGTCCGATCTGCCGCCTGAAGGGAGCGGCGGCCGTGCACGCGGCCGCCGCGGCGATTTGCGGCGAGGAGTGGAGCGTGGAGCGCGCAAGCTGCCTGGGTCTCTGCGACCGTGCCCCGGCCGCGCTGCTCGGCCTCGAGCCTTGCGGCCCCGTGGCGGCGGGGGATGTCGCCTCCGTTCTCGCGGGCCGGCGCGGCGATATGCCGGACTACGGCGAGGCGCGCGCGGGCGAAACGCGCGTGGCGCTGGCCCGGCTCGGACGAATCGATCCCGACTCGATCGAAAGCGCCCTGGGCGCCGGGGCCTATCGGGCCCTCGGCGCCGCTCTGCGGTCGCCCTCGGCTGCGGTGCTGGATGCCGTCGAGCGCGCCGGACTGCGCGGCTGCGGCGGCGCGGGTTTTCCGGCCGGGCGCAAATGGCGTATGGTGCGCGACGCTCGAGGGCTGCGGAAATACGTCGTCTGCAACGCCGACGAGTCGGAGCCCGGCGCTTTCAAGGATCGCGTGTTGATGGACGGCGATCCGCACCTCCTCCTCGAGGGCATGGCGCTCGCGGCCTACGCCGTCGGCGCCGGCCACGGCATGATCTACATCCGCGGCGAATACGATTGGATCGCAGAGCGCCTCGAGCGCGCGGTCGCCCAGGCGGAAGAAACGGGCTGGCTCGGGGACGATATCCGGGGAAGCGGGTTTTCGTTCCGGGTTCAAGTGCATCGCGGCGCAGGCGCCTACGTCTGCGGCGAGGAGAGCGCGCTCTTGAGCTCGCTCGAGGGCGGGCGCGGCGAGCCTCGGGTCCGGCCGCCGTATCCCACGACGCGCGGCTATCGCGGGCAACCGACCGTGGTGAACAACGTCGAGACGCTGTGCCAGGTGCCCGCGATCGTCGAGCACGGCCCGCAGTGGTTTCGCTCGCGCGGGACGCCGGGCAGCCCCGGCACGAAGATCTTCGCGCTCACCGGCTGCATTGACCGGCCGGGAGTGTTCGAGGCGCCGCTCGGGATTACGCTGCGCCGGATCGTCGAAGAATTCAGCGGCGGTCTTACCGCAGGGTCGAGCTTCAAAGCCGCGCTCACGGGAGGCGCGGCGGGAAGCTTCGTTCCCGCCTCGCTCATGGACGTGCCGATCGACTTCGACTCGGGGAAGAACGGGGTGATGCTCGGCTGCGGCCCGATCGTCGTCCTGGACGAGTCGGTGTCGATTCCCGACTTTCTCGCCTCGCTGCTCGGCTTTTTCGAAAAGGAGTCCTGCGGCAAATGCACGCCTTGCCGCGAGGGCACGCGCGAGGCCCGCCGTCTGAGCGAGCGGCTCGCCCGAGGCGGCGCTGCGCCGGGCGCGATCGGAGAGCTGGAGCGGCTGGCGCGGCAGATGCACCTCACCTCGCTTTGCGGGCTGGGCCAGTCGGTGGCCCTGCCCGTAGAGAGCGCCGTTCGATACTTCGCCGCGGAGTTTCACGGTGGCTGA
- a CDS encoding universal stress protein has translation MYTRLLIPLDESTLAEQALPYGRTLAETLALPVELVEAVDPEAYSAMLDPGQGRYLDTLVADGIERGRRYLERIASSFAGTRVSCWAGVGKPEETVIGRAAADRGTLIVMATHGRSGIQRWLLGSVAEKVVHGAANHVLLIRASERPPPAERAVLESVIVPLDGSPVAEQALPSVVELARRMNLKVILLRAYAPPPAATADEHGSYFEKLIAQIEEEARRYLSAQAEALEAKGLRDVAVAVELGYGAEEIITLARKTPNNLIAMCTHGRSGVGRWLLGSVTERVVRHSGDPVLVIRAQG, from the coding sequence ATGTACACGAGGCTGCTGATTCCTCTCGACGAATCGACGCTCGCCGAGCAGGCGCTGCCCTACGGCCGGACGCTGGCCGAAACGCTGGCGCTGCCGGTCGAGCTCGTCGAGGCCGTCGACCCGGAAGCCTACTCGGCGATGCTCGATCCGGGTCAGGGCCGGTATCTCGATACCCTCGTGGCCGACGGCATCGAGCGCGGCCGGCGCTACCTCGAACGGATCGCGTCGTCGTTCGCCGGCACCCGGGTGAGCTGCTGGGCGGGTGTGGGGAAACCCGAAGAGACCGTGATTGGCAGAGCCGCCGCGGACAGGGGCACGCTGATCGTCATGGCTACGCACGGCCGCTCGGGCATCCAGCGCTGGCTCCTGGGCAGCGTCGCCGAAAAGGTGGTGCACGGGGCGGCGAACCACGTTCTTCTGATTCGGGCCTCCGAGCGGCCGCCGCCGGCGGAGCGCGCCGTGCTCGAAAGCGTGATCGTGCCGCTCGACGGCTCGCCGGTGGCGGAACAGGCGCTGCCCAGCGTCGTCGAGCTGGCCCGGCGGATGAATCTCAAGGTGATTCTGCTGCGGGCCTATGCGCCGCCGCCCGCCGCCACCGCCGACGAGCACGGGAGCTACTTCGAGAAGCTGATCGCCCAGATCGAGGAAGAGGCGCGGCGCTATCTCTCGGCGCAGGCGGAGGCGCTGGAGGCGAAGGGCCTGCGCGACGTCGCCGTGGCGGTGGAGCTGGGCTACGGCGCGGAGGAGATCATCACGCTGGCGCGAAAAACGCCGAACAACCTGATCGCCATGTGCACGCACGGGCGATCGGGAGTCGGGCGCTGGCTTCTGGGAAGCGTCACCGAGAGGGTGGTGCGCCACTCGGGGGATCCGGTCCTGGTGATCCGCGCCCAAGGTTGA